In Phacochoerus africanus isolate WHEZ1 chromosome 2, ROS_Pafr_v1, whole genome shotgun sequence, one DNA window encodes the following:
- the LOC125120916 gene encoding olfactory receptor 1L3-like, whose product MSMGMSNLTRLSEFILFGLSSHPEEQKPLFVLFLIMYLVTLMGNLLIVLVLRSDPQLQNPMYFFLSVLSFADICYTTVIVPKMLVNLSETKTISYNECLAQMYFFLAFGNVDSYLLAAMAIDRYVAICNPFHYVTVMNHRRCVLLLAAFTAFSYLHSLLHVLLVSRLTFCASNVIHHFFCDVNPVLKLACSSTSVNRVVAMTEGLASVMAPFGCIVISYLRILIAVLKIPSAAGKRKAFSTCSSHLTVVTLFYGSISYVYFQPLSSYSVKDRIATVIYTVLTSMLNPFIYSLRNKDMKRGLEKLISRIKSQMDSLSTAKANKICGPLITKCGVW is encoded by the coding sequence ATGTCCATGGGAATGTCCAACCTCACAAGACTATCTGAATTCATCTTATTCGGACTCTCTTCTCAcccagaggaacaaaaaccacTCTTTGTCCTCTTTCTTATCATGTACCTGGTCACCTTGATGGGAAACCTGCTCATTGTCTTGGTTCTCCGCTCTGATCCTCAACTCCAAAatcccatgtatttcttcctaaGCGTCTTGTCCTTTGCTGATATTTGCTACACAACAGTTATAGTCCCCAAGATGTTGGTGAACTTATCAGAGACAAAGACCATTTCCTACAATGAATGCCTGGCACAGATGTATTTCTTCCTGGCCTTTGGAAACGTGGACAGTTATCTCCTGGCAGCTATGGCCATTGACCGCTATGTAGCCATTTGTAACCCTTTCCACTATGTCACTGTTATGAACCACAGACGCTGTGTGCTGCTATTGGCCGCCTTCACAGCTTTCTCCTACCTTCACTCCCTCCTGCATGTCCTCCTGGTCAGTCGGCTCACCTTCTGTGCATCAAATGTTATCCATCACTTCTTCTGTGATGTGAACCCCGTTCTGAAGCTGGCCTGCTCTTCTACATCTGTCAATAGAGTTGTTGCCATGACAGAAGGGCTGGCCTCTGTGATGGCCCCATTTGGCTGCATTGTCATCTCTTACCTGAGAATCCTCATTGCTGTCCTCAAAATCCCCTCAGCTGCTGGAAAACgcaaagccttctccacctgcagcTCCCATCTCACTGTGGTGACTCTGTTTTATGGGAGTATTAGTTATGTCTATTTCCAGCCATTGTCCAGCTACTCTGTCAAGGACCGAATCGCAACAGTCATCTACACTGTGCTGACATCAATGCTTAACCCATTTATCTACAGtttaagaaataaagacatgaaaCGGGGCTTGGAGAAACTGATAAGCAGAATTAAGTCTCAAATGGATAGTCTTTCTACTGCAAAAGCCAACAAAATTTGTGGACCCCTGATTACAAAGTGTGGGGTGTGGtga